TGTGCAGGTCCCCTCCGCCCCCTCTGGACTCCTGGAGCTGTGCCTTTCCTAGCGATGCCCTTGGGAGCCTCGGCCCCCACTGGATGAGACCCTTCCAGAGCAGGACTCGACCTTGCTGCCCACCAAGAATCCCACGGCACCTTCCACCACCTCTCATGTCTGGCTGTCCGGCCAGGTTCTAGAATGTCTGTGCCCCAGATCCAAGTAGAAGAAGTGGCCGGTGGGGAAGAAGGGCCGGCAGGAACAACCCCACCTCCAGATGACCACCTCCGGAGCCTGAAGGCCCTCacggagaaactgaggctggagaCCCGCAGGCCTTCCTACCTGGAGTGGCAGGCCAGGCTGGAGGAGCAGACGTGGCCCTTCCCAAGGCCGGCGGCTGAGCCGAGGGGCTCTGGAGAGGAGGAACCCTCGCTCCTGCGAACGAGGGCACTCAGGCCACATCCCCCACCTAACGGGAGGGCTAACCAGGACGACGGGCACCCGCCCACTGGCAAGCTGGAGGGCTTTGAGAGCATCGACGAAGCTATAGCCTGGCTCAGGAAGGAACTGGTAAGTAAGTGGCTGTCCCTTCAGGAAGCCCCAGAAAAGAAGCCTTTCTCTGTCTATTCCCCTGCTAATTTCACATCTTCCTATTCAGACAAGGGTGGGCCTCATTATTATGTAGGTCCATGTGGTCTGTGTGTCCATCAGCCCCCAACTACAGGTACTTATGGAGAGCCTGAGCCCATGTTCTGAAGGTGTCCCCAGCCTTCCTGATGCCACCCCAAAGCCACAGCATTCCACACTGAGTAGTCCAAGAGTTGAGCGGTTCAAGGAGTGAGTGAGGTGCTTGTTGTCAATTGCTGAGCCTCCTAGAGCCAGGAGAAGTCGGGTCTGGCAGAAGAGTCTCTTTTGCGCTCCTTCCTGGACTGTGACTGTGCCTCTTCCTGTCTGAAGCCCTGTCATCATGCC
Above is a window of Bos indicus isolate NIAB-ARS_2022 breed Sahiwal x Tharparkar chromosome 8, NIAB-ARS_B.indTharparkar_mat_pri_1.0, whole genome shotgun sequence DNA encoding:
- the FAM167A gene encoding protein FAM167A isoform X2 → MSVPQIQVEEVAGGEEGPAGTTPPPDDHLRSLKALTEKLRLETRRPSYLEWQARLEEQTWPFPRPAAEPRGSGEEEPSLLRTRALRPHPPPNGRANQDDGHPPTGKLEGFESIDEAIAWLRKELMEMRLQDQQLARQLMRLRSDIHKLKIEQTCDLHRRMLNDATYELEERDELSDLFCDAPLASSFSLSAPLKLIGVTKMNINSRRFSLC